A genome region from Lucilia cuprina isolate Lc7/37 chromosome 3, ASM2204524v1, whole genome shotgun sequence includes the following:
- the LOC111683700 gene encoding ethanolamine kinase, with amino-acid sequence MGTETKINCYTENTATGINRVPNIVKLSSATTFNNCVNNGKCSSTNIVTSVSNSTSAQPLPSSSQIAAGTSVPFVPIHIDENAVIEGAKEILKVIRPTWDLNFVQFKKFTDGITNKLVGCFYNPPSDYHISSITNNLHNTKINESDLSYSDVLSQSSNTNVTAESTADDNNDSGNLSDADADTDPESAMSTNTNMTTTNEAPPTKNVVLVRVYGNKTDLLIDRKAETRNIILLHSYGFAPSLYATFKNGLVYDFVPGVTLNPESVLRPEVWSLVAQRMANMHRLVKPTWNHDVKPVPMLWKKTQSFFDLVPVKFTDANKHKRLEGTFLPITRMRKEFSELYKRLEALGSPLVFTHNDLLLGNVIYTESSQTVTFIDYEYADYNYQAFDIGNHFTEFAGVDTVDYTRYPSRDFQMKWLRVYLQTYLQKSQISDAEVEVLYVQVNQFALAAHFFWVIWCLIQAEHSTIDFDYVEYAFIRYNEYLARKDEFLALDANLPKCKI; translated from the exons ATGGGCACAGAAaccaaaataaattgttatactGAGAACACTGCTACTGGTATTAACCGTGTTCCAAATATTGTGAAGCTTTCTTCTGCAACTACTTTTAACAATTGTGTGAATAATGGCAAATGTTCATCGACAAACATTGTAACGTCTGTCTCAAATAGTACTTCAGCTCAGCCTCTCCCATCATCGTCACAAATTGCAGCAGGAACCTCAGTGCCATTTGTGCCAATACACATCGATGAAAATGCCGTTATTGAAGGCGCTAAAGAAATCTTAAAAGTAATACGACCAACATGGGATCTTAATTTTGTTCAATTCAAG AAATTTACGGATGGTATTACTAATAAGTTAGTGGGTTGTTTTTATAATCCTCCCAGCGATTATCACATTTCTTCCATTACAAACAACCTTCATAATACGAAAATCAACGAAAGTGATCTTTCATATTCAGATGTTCTGTCGCAAAGTTCAAATACGAACGTTACCGCAGAGAGCACAGCTGATGATAACAATGACTCCGGAAATCTTAGCGATGCTGACGCCGATACTGACCCAGAATCTGCAATGTCAACAAACACAAACATGACGACAACAAATGAAGCTCCGCCTACCAAAAACGTAGTACTCGTTAGAGTATATGGCAACAAAACAGACCTACTTATAGATCGCAAGGCCGAAACCCGAAATATTATACTTTTGCACTCATATGGATTTGCACCGAGCCTTTATGCAACTTTCAAAAATGGGTTGGTTTATGATTTTGTACCTGGTGTAACTCTCAATCCCGAGAGTGTTCTTCGACCAGAAGTGTGGTCGTTGGTGGCTCAACGTATGGCTAACATGCATAGATTGGTTAAGCCAACATGGAACCACGATGTCAAGCCTGTGCCAATGCTGtggaaaaaaacacaaagtttCTTTGATTTAGTACCTGTTAAATTCACTGATGCCAACAAACATAAAAG ACTTGAAGGCACATTTTTACCTATTACACGAATGCGTAAGGAATTCTCTGAACTTTACAAACGCTTGGAAGCTTTGGGATCACCTTTAGTATTTACGCATAACGATTTATTGCTGGGCAATGTTATCTATACTGAATCATCTCAAACTGTGACATTTATCGATTATGAATATGCGGACTACAACTATCAGGCCTTTGATATTGGAAATCATTTTACTGAATTTGCAGGTGTTGACACCGTCGACTACACCCGTTACCCTAGTCGAGATTTCCAAATGAAATGGCTGAGAGTCTATTTACAAACATATCTACAGAAATCACAAATCAGTGATGCCGAAGTAGAGGTATTATATGTGCAGGTGAATCAATTTGCATTAGCTGCTCATTTCTTCTGGGTCATATGGTGTCTAATTCAAGCCGAACATTCCACAATTGATTTTGATTACGttga ATATGCTTTTATACGTTATAATGAATATTTAGCTAGAAAGGATGAATTTCTGGCATTGGATGCAAATCTACCAAAATGTAAAATCTAA